The following is a genomic window from Procambarus clarkii isolate CNS0578487 chromosome 52, FALCON_Pclarkii_2.0, whole genome shotgun sequence.
TTGTGCTTCATGAGTCCTTGTGCTTCATGAGTCCTTGTGCTTCATGAGTCCTTGTGCTTCATGAGTCCTTGTGCTTCTTGAGTCCTTGTGCTTCTTGAGTCCTTGTGCTTCTGAGTCCTTGTGCTTCATGAGTCCTTGTGCTTCATGAGTCCTTGTGCTTCTTGAGTCCTTGTGCTTCATGAGTCCTTGTGCTTCTTGAGTCCTTGTGCTTCATGAGTCCTTGTGCTTCTTGAGTCCTTGTGCTTCTTGAGTCCTTGTGCTTCATGAGTCCTTGTGCTTCTTGAGTCCTTGTGCTTCATGAGTCCTTGTGCTTCATGAGTCCTTGTGCTTCATGAGTCCTTGTGCTTCATAAGTCCTTGTGCTTCACGAGTCCTTGTGCTTCACGAGGGAAGGGACCCCTCACCAGTCGCACGAGAATTATGGAGGGGGGTGGTGCCCCTTCCCTCACTGCCCTCACACATTCCCCTCACCCGTCTCACCTGTCACTTCTTTCCCCTCTGGTCTCTTCCCCTTCCATGGTTCTCGCCTCCCTTCCCATGCTCTCGTCTCCCTTCCCAtgctctctcctcctttcccatgctctctcctcctttcccaTGCTCTCGTCTCCCTTCCCATGCTCTCGTCTCCCTTCCCATGCTCTCGTCTCCCTTCCCATGCTCTCGTCTCCCTTCCCATGCTCTCGTCTCCCTTCCCATGCTCTCGTCTCCCTTCCCAtgctctctcctcctttcccaTGCTCTCGTCTCCCTTCCCAtgctctctcctcctttcccaTGCTCTCTCCTTTCCCatgctctctcctcccttcctgCGGTCCGTGCCAGGAagggagacaggtgagggggACAAAGATGTGGCCGAGGAGCCAAGCAGCTGTCGCCCGCTCTGGTACGTCTTGCTGCTGCTcccgttgttgttgctgctcccgttgttgctgctgctgcgttGTTGCTGCTCCCGTTGTTGCTGATGCTGCTCCCGTTGTTGCTGCTCCCGTTTTGTTGCTGCTcccgttgttgttgctgctgctcccgttgttgctgctgctcccgTTGTTGCTGCTGCGTTGTTGCTGCTCCCGTTTTGTTGCTGCTcccgttgttgttgctgctgctcccgttgttgctgctgctcccgttgttgttgctgctgcgttGTTGCTGCTCCCGTTGTTGGTGATGCTGCTCCCGTTGTTGCTGATGCTGCTCCCGTTGTTGCTGCTCCCTTTGGTGTTACTGCCGTTGTTGCTGCTCCCGTTGTTGTTACTGCCGTTGCTGCTGCTCCCGTTGTTGCTGCTCCCGTTGTTGCTGCTGCCGTTGTTGCTGCTCCCGTTGCTGCTGCTCCCGTTGTTGTTACTGCCGTTGTTGCTGCTCCCGTTGTTGCTGCTCCCGTTGTTGTTACTGCCGTTGTTGCTGCTCCCGTTGTTGCTGCTCCCGTTGTTGCTGCTCCCGTTGCTGCTGCCGTTGTTGCTGCTCCCGTTGTTGCTGCTCCCGTTGTTACTGCCGTTGTTGCTGCTCCCGTTGTTGCTGCTCCCGTTGCTACTGCCGTTGTTGCTGCTCCCGTTGTTGCTGCTCCCGTTGTTGTTACTGCCGTTGTTGCTGCTCCCGTTGTTGCTGCTCCCGTTGTTGCTGCTCCCGTTGTTGCTGCTCCCGTTGTTGCTGCTCCCGTTGCTGCTCCCGTTGTTGCTGCTCCCGTTGTTGTTACTGCCGTTGTTGCTGCTCCCGTTGCTGCTGCCGTTGTTGCTGCTCCCGTTGTTGCTGCTCCCGTTGTTGCTGCTCCCGTTGCTGCTGCTCCCGTTGCTGCTGCTCCCGTTGTTGTTACTCCCGTTGTTGTTACTCCCGTTGTTGTTACTGCCGTTGTTGCTGCTCCCGTTGCTGCTGCCGTTGTTGCTGCTCCCATTGTTGCTGCTCCCATTGTTGCTGCTCCCGTTACTCAGACTAGTAATAAATCAaccccatacacacacctgtgacatggaccagaccacacaacaCATCTCAGTAggatgccggggggggggggcggggggagggacACGGATATTGCATGGCACTGTCTACCTTGTGGCACTACCTTCGGCAGTGATCGACGCAGTGCCATGTCGTTGGCACTTCCTCGGCCCAGATACGATGCCAAGGAGcagtttttaaattttaaattttgccccgaggggcgagtttattgggcagcgccactcatccatagcagcatgtacaacactccccaataggaagaaaacccgctgggttgttcatcctgtcacttgtacccagacacagctgggacttgcttaactgtctcaagtgaacagctcttcagacaagaagattaacatctatcaacccttaaaatcttccgTTACCTTACGGGTGTAAAATggaggaatcttttaagaacagtatcagtatttgacaaatagtgttttcctaactcaaacaatgtggggtttattattctacacacatTTCTAATATCTCCCAGGTGCTCACATTCCtttaggtagtggtcaaggcggtgtccgtcactctcaccacagattttgcaactccgctgctcagctgttatttccattccatatctctatggatatttgtatccaagacggactctccctattactgattctctcccgcgtcctcctcctcttcgtccataatgactgggattgtcagctgcaaccatgttgtaccatcgtacagattcactggtttgtgcttctatcctcctttcctcagttaccttgtcacggtgatgttgcctgacaatacctctaatttgtagtaaagTCTTGGGTataaagtattcaatatggtctccttcagcagccagcacatctgctcgttcattcccacatattccaacatgggaggggatccacaggaacttgacgactcttccttgattggtaagtactctcacagctccctTAATTTCAACGACTATCGCAAGATTCttggcccgatttttacttaggctttgtagcgctgcttttgaatcagtgcagatcactgcaccattagtgtttcgttcaaggaatcttaacgccataacaatggcagttagctctgcttgcgttgagagagacaccaccctcttcaccaccacaatgccacacGCCAACCAACCTTCCCTCAACCTCCCCGAGCTCTCTGAGGAGAACGTCAAGGTTGACATAGAAGACACAGATCTAAGGCATGACTTGCGCTGGGCTGCCCTGGTCGCTGTAGTTGCATGTGTGTCTTTACTAGAGAAAGTTCCAATACATAAGCGGGCTCCTCGATGGCAGGCGCTTGTTTTTGTTGATGTCTGATGCCACATTTTCGGGGTTTCGAATCATATTATAAAGTTAATCGAAAtcttcagattaggcaaaattgtaattaattttgtcaataaagatgttattaataataataaaagtaattatgcttgcgttgaagaggcacagTTCTCAATACACGCTTTTTCATCATTTCTGCATTGAaaagcattatccttaattacagtgtatgctgcaccagccctaccattgacagggttagatgacccgtcagtgtagatttgatctatttCATTTCCAGCTTCttgtaaatttcctcgagatacttgtggtatcatgttggattttttcgttgccatttcattgataatcctgcatgagtcatcctccccaggaggtaacctctctacaggcaggcgtCTCTACCAGCCAAGCCTCTCTACacaggcttgctcaagcaggtgaagttcttccaggtagcaaactgatctgtgatgccattttttgcttctcctgtttcctcccGTTAGCACAGAACGAGCAGTTGTCTGCGCAGACCGGCAGACACAACACTCAAGATGCGAGTCCTgtgccttgaggtgcttcccgTCACCTGTTCCCGTTTTCATAAACTTACAATTGCTGgtggttgaattccagtagccatctcTCGGGTCAACTCTATAgcttatctaggtcatcttggagtACCTTGCAATCTTCCTTTATCTAGACTCGAATTATTAATTTTACATCGACCAACATTGACATGTAAGACTTTTCTTCATAGTTTATCATTGATGAGAAACGATATGGGTCCCAGCACTGATACCAGAGCAACTTTCACCCTTTATTCTACGCTTCTCTCACTTCTCGCCCATTACTCTGAGTCCTGTCTGTTAGGTACTCTGTTTCTGTGCTCTCTCAGTTACTGGTGATTGTGAACCATGCTCGTATGCAGTaatttgtcaaaagcttttttGTCTATGAAGATATAAGCAATCTGCCCAACTGTGTTGGTCCTGTTGTATTTTGGGTAGTTTGTCACTACAACTGCAGATGATTAGCTACGCATGATTTCCTTTCCATGTTGGCCTTTGTTTACATAATCTATAATCATTCTATTCATACTACAATCAATCTACTATATTCATAGTAGTATTCATATATAGTATTCATTCTACTATATTCATTCTACCATTCATTCATACTATAATCATTCTTAATATTCTTCCTATTACTTTACACGGGATGAttgagagtggtcagtagtgagGTATACGTCCTCTTTCTTGTCTACATGTACCCCATGTGccgtcttccagcaactgggcagctCTCCTCTCGCCTGTGAAGCATTACAGGTGAGAGGAGGCTGTATCTGAGGACCTGTGCCGCTTGCCTTAACAACCACGGTGATACAGTGTCTGCTGCCACGCGCTGCGAGTTATGTAGTGACGCTGGTCGTGTCCTGGCTTCCTCTGCTgcgtgtgcctgcaggatcgagcattggctttgGGATCCTGCCTTTCTTGCcgccggttgtttatagcaatgaatgtttgtgtgtgtgtgtgtgtgtgtgtgtgtgtgtgtgtgtgtgtgtgtgtgtgtgtgtgtgtgtgtgtgtgtgtctgtgtgtgtctgtgtgtgtgtgtgtctgtgtgtgtgtgtgtctgtgtgtgtgtgtgtgtatgtgtgtgtgtgtgtgtgtgtgtgtgtgtgtgtgtgtgtgtgtgtgtgtgtgtgtgtgtttgtgtattcacctagttatgcttgcgggggttgagctctgctctttcggcccgcctctcaactatcaatcaactggtgtacagattcctgagcctactgggctctataatatatacatttgaaaacgtgcatagaatctgcctccacacatatacacacacacacacacacagacacacacacacacacacacacacacacacacacacacacacacacacacacacacacacacacacacacacagacacacacacacacacacacacacacacacacacacacacacacacacacacacagacacacacacacacagacacacacacacacagacacacacacacacagacacacacacacacacagacacacacacacacagacacacacacacacacacacacacacacacacacacacacacacacacacacacacacacacacacacacacacacgtgcgtgcgtgcgtgcgtgcgccccCATGCACACCACCCTACAAAAAGtagtagctatatatatatataaaaaaaatccactagcAATAAAGAGGTCAGAAAATACTAATAGGCACGTAAATTGTGCCTTGTCACCATCTAGTTAGATAATTACACAATATCCTCCACTCTGGCTTACAAAAAAGGACGATATTTTGATTATAATATGATAATGCCCCTGAATAGTCTATCATTATATATTAGATCACGCTGGCCACGTCAGGCCAAGCAGGGAGTATGAGAGTTCTAATGCAGATAATGGTCGGTGGCGCGACCACTCACCATTACTTTACCCACATAAACACTCCCAGCGACCTCCTGTTCTTCAGCGGGGAGCGGGAGGGGACCCCCTCCAAGCCACCGAGGACCCGATGGACGTGGCCCCTTACCCGCTCTACCGAGATCACTCTTAAGTGATGTTAATGAGCGGGTAGTGCGGGTCCTGGAGGGCCCAGATACCATCGACCAGGGGGCCCGGCCCGGCCCGGCCCGCCTCGCTCCCATCGCCAATTCCAGTTTCTGGTCTGATTGGGTTCATATCTGCAGTTACTCGGCGCGGGCCTTTTATGTCCTGATTACCGGATACGGTAGTTGGTGTGGTCCTGTTGTCTGCTGGGTGGTCACCTTACTGTTGTCTGCTGGGTGGGGCACCTTACTGTTGTCTGCTGGGTGGGGCACCTTACTGTTGTCTGCTGGGTGGGGCACCTTACTGTTGTCTGCTGGGTGGGGCACCTTACTGTTGTCTGCTGGGTGGGGCACCATACTGTTGCCTGCTGGGTGGGGCACCTTACTGTTGCCTGCTGGGTGGGGCACCTTACTGTTGCCTGCTGGGTGGGGCACTTTACTGTTGTCTGCTGGGTGGGCACCTTACTGTTGTCTGCTGGGTGGGGCACCTTACTGTTGTCTGCTGGGTGGGGCACCTTACTGTTGTCTGCTGGGTGGGGCACCTTACTGTTGTCTGCTGGGTGGGGCATCTTACTGTTGTCTGCTGGGTGGGGCATCTTAGTGTTGTCTGCTGGGTGGGGCACCTTACTGTTGCCTGCTGGGTGGTAGGGGCACCTTACTGTTGCCTGCTGGGTGGTAGGGGCACCTTACTGTTGCCTGCTGGGTGGGGCACCTTACTGTTGCCTACTGGGTGGTAGGGGCACCTTACTGTTGCCTGCTGGGTGGGGCACCTTACTGTTGTCTGCTGGGTGGGGCACCTTACTGTTGCCTGCTGGGTGGTAGGGGCACCTTACTGTTGCCTGCTGGGTGGTAGGGGCACCTTACTGTTGCCTGCTGGGTGGGGCACCTTACTGTTGCCTGCTGGGTGGTAGGGGCACCTTACTGTTGCCTGCTGGGTGGGGCACCTTACTGTTGTCTGCTGGGTGGGGCACCTTACTGTTGCCTGCTGGGTGGTCACCTTACTGTTGCCTGCTGGGTGAGACACCTTACTGTTGTCTGCTGGGTGGGGCACCTTACTGTTGCCTGCTGGGTGGGGCACCTTACTGTTGTCTGCTGGGTGGTCACCTTACTGTTGCCTGCTGGGTGGGGCACCTTACTGTTGTCTGCTGGGTGGGCACCTTACTGTTGTCTGCTGGGTGGGCACCTTACTGTTGTCTGCTGGGTGGGGCACCTTACTGTTGTCTGCTGGGTGGGCACCTTACTGTTGCCTGCTGGGTGGGGCACCTTACTGTTGTCTGCTGGGTGGGGCACCTTACTGTTGTCTGCTGGGTGGGGCACCTTACTGTTGTCTGCTGGGTGGGGCACCTTACTGTTGCCTGCTGGGTGGGGCACCTTACTGTTGCCTGCTGGGTGGGGCACCTTACTGTTGTCTGCTGGGTGGTCACCTTACTGTTGCCTGCTGGGTGGGGCACCTTACTGTTGTCTGCTGGGTGGGGCACCTTACTGTTGTCTGCTGGGTGGGCACCTTACTGTTGTCTGCTGGGTGGGCACCTTACTGTTGTCTGCTGGGTGGGGCACCTTACTGTTGCCTGCTGGGTGGGGCACCTTACTGTTGCCTGCTGGGTGGGGCACCTTACTGTTGCCTGCTGGGTGGTAGGGCCACCTTACTGTTGCCTGCTGGGTGGTAGGGGCACCTTACTGTTGCCTGCTGGGTGGTAGGGCCACCTTACTGTTGCCTGCTGGGTGGTAGGGGCACCTTACTATTGCCTGCTGGGTGGTAGGGGCACCTTACTGTTGCCTGCTGGGTGGTCACCTTACTGTTGCCTGCTGGGTGGTGCACCTTACTGTTGCCTGCTGGGTGGGGCACCTTACTGTTGTCTGCTGGGTGGTCACCTTACTGTTGCCTGCTGGGTGGTAGGGGCACCTTACTGTTGCCTGCTGGGTGGTGCACCTTACTGTTGCCTGCTGGGTGGTAGGGGCACCTTACTGTTGCCTGCTGGGTGGGGCACCTTACTGTTGTCTGCTGGGTGGGCACCTTACTGTTGCCTGCTGGGTGGTGCACCTTACTGTTGCCTGCTGGGTGGGGCACCTTACTGTTGCCTGCTGGGTGGGGCACCTTACTGTTGTCTGCTGGGTGGGCACCTTACTGTTGCCTGCTGGGTGGGGCACCTTACTGTTGCCTGCTGGGTGGTAGGGGCACCTTACTGTTGTCTGCTGGGTGGTAGGGGCACCTTACTGTTGTCTGCTGGGTGGGGCACCTTACTGTTGTCTGCTGGGTGGGGCACCTTACTGTTGTCTGCTGGGTGGGGCACCTTACTGTTGTCTGCTGGGTGGGCACCTTACTGTTGCCTGCTGGGTGGGGCACCTTACTGTTGCCTGCTGGGTGGTAGGGGCACCTTACTGTTGTCTGCTGGGTGGTAGGGGCACCTTACTGTTGTCTGCTGGGTGGGGCACCTTACTGTTGTCTGCTGGGTGGGGCACCTTACTGTTGTCTGCTGGGTGGGGCACCTTACTGTTGTCTGCTGGGTGGGCACCTTACTGTTGTCTGCTGGGTGGGCACCTTACTGTTGCCTGCTAGGTGGGGCACCTTACTGTTGTCTGCTGGGTGGGCACCTTACTGTTGTCTGCTGGGTGGGCACCTTACTGTTGCCTGCTGGGTGGGGCACCTTACTGTTGTCTGCTGGGTGGGGCACCTTACTGTTGCCTGCTGGGTGGGCACCTTACTGTTGCCTGCTAGGTGGGGCACCTTACTGTTGTCTGCTGGGTGGGGCACCTTACTGTTGTCTGCTGGGTGGGGCACCTTACTGTTGCCTGCTAGGTGGGGCACCATACTGTTGCCTGCTGGGTGGGGCACCTTACTGTTGCCTGCTGGGTGGGGCACCTTACTGTTGCCTGCTGGGTGGGGCACTTTACTGTTGTCTGCTGGGTGGGCACCTTACTGTTGTCTGCTGGGTGGGGCATCTTACTGTTGTCTGCTGGGTGGGGCACCTTACGGTTGCCTGCTGGGTGGGCAGCAGACTACTCAGCTAGGCAGTAAACAAGAGAGGAGCAAGACGAGTGCCCCTCAGCTACACACAGGTATCACAGTTCCCTCCGGCTCCACCAGCACCTGTACCCTCTTAACCTTTGTCTCCCGGCTACCAGCAGGTGTTCACCGGGGGGGGGGAATATAATGCTTGACCCGTTTATTAGCTCTACCAGGTGACCTGCATCACGCTATGTATGGCTGGACGtatgtattaatgtgacaatgacACTGTGTCTCATATTCATTGAGACACATGACAATGAATATGTCTCAGGGATGAGGAGGGTGATATGTGTACATGGGTGGTGtacgaacaaggggacgcagAAACCTCTacagcaggggccagattcacgaaagcacttacgcaagcacttacgaacgtgtacatctttcctcaatctttgacggctttggttacatttattaatcagTTTACAAGCATCAAaaattgccattcaactgttgttattgttataaacagcctcctggtgcttcagagctcattaactgtttaataattggaaacaaagccgaaaaagattgagacaagatgtacaggttcgtaagtgtttgcgcaactgctttcgtgaatctggcccctggttattgacagctgagaggcgggacccaatagTCGAAGTTCAACCTCCGGTAAACGTAATGAGGGTGGTATACGCCTCTTACCACACGCATCGCAACACCCTCAGCAGGgaggcctggtggctgagtggacagcactcgggattcgtgaTCCTGTGGACCGGGGATCAATCCCCGGCGATGCCGGAAACAAACCACACCCACaaaatggtgtgtgtgtactcatttagttgtactcacctatttgtgcttgcgggggttgtgctctggctctttcgttccgcctctcaactgtcaatcaacaggtgtggaggttcctgagcctattgggctctatcatatctacacttgaaactgtgtatggagtcagcctccaccacatcacttcctaatgcataccatttgtcaaccactctgacactaagaaagttctttctaatatctctgtggctcatttgggcactctatttccacctgtgtcccctagtgcgtgtgccccttgtgttaaatagcctgtctttatctaccctatcaattcctttgagaatcttgaatgtggtgatcatgtcccccccctaactcttctgtcttccagtgacgtgaggtttaattcccgtagtctcttctcgtagctcatacctctcagctcgggtactactctggtggcaaacctttgaaccttttccagtttagtcttatccttgactagatatggactccatgctggggctgcatactccaggattggcctgacatatgtggtatacaatgttctgaatgattccttacacaaatttctaaatgccgttcttatgttagccaacctggcatatgccgctgatgttatcctcttgatatgtgctgcaggggacaggtctggcgtgatatcaacacccaagtctatttctctctctgactcttgaagaatttcatctcccagatgataccttgtatctggcctcctgctccctgcacctatcttcattacattacatttgcttgggttaaactctaaccaccatctgttcgaccattccttcaatttgtctaggtattcttgaagcctcaaccagtcctcctctgtcttaatccttctcataattttggcatcgtcagcaaacattgagagaaatgagtttataccctctgggagatcatttacatatatcagaaacaggctaggaccgagtacagagccctgttggaCTTCATTCgtgatttcacgccaatctgaggtctcactcctcaccgtaactctctgcttcctattgcttaggtactcccttatccactggagcaccttgccagctacacctgcctgtctctccagcttatgtaccagcctcttatgcggtactgtgtcaaaggctttccaacagtccaagaaaatgcagtccgcccagccttctttttcttgcttaatctttgtcaactggtcgtagaattctattaagccagccaggcaagatttaccctccctgaatccatgtcccgtatatgtgtgtgtgtgtgtgtgtgtgtgtgtgtgtgtgtgtgtgtgtgtgtgtgtgtgtgtgtgtgtgtgtgtgtgtgtgtgtgtgtgtgaaaaaacaatcagttgattaacagttgagaagcgggccgaaagagccagaactcaacccccgcaagcacaactagttcaatagaactaggtgaataccacaacaccctcaccacaccacacaacaacaggaTGTTAGACCGAGCTAATTATGGTGCTTCTCAccttaccttccccccccccccccccagtggccCTCAGTGGCACTTCTTCACCCTCAGTGTCACTACTTCACTCTCAGTGTCACTACTTCACTCTCAGTGTCACTACTTCACCCTCAGTGTCACTACTTCACCCTCAGTGTCACTACTTCACCCTCAGTGTCACTACTTCACCCTCAGTGTCACTACTTCACTCTCAGTGTCACTACTTCACCCTCAGTGTCACTACTTCACTCTCAGTGTCACCACTTCACTCTCAGTGTCACTACTTCACTCTCAGTGTCACTACTTCACTCTCAGTGTCACTACTTCACTCTCAGTGTCACTACTTCACTCTCAGTGTCACTACTTCACCCTCAGTGTAACTTCTTCACCCTCAGTGTCACTACTTCACTCTCAGTGTCACTACTTCACCCTCAGTGTCACTTCTTCACCCTCAGTGTCACTACTTCACTCTCAGTGTCACTACTTCACTCTCAGTGTCACTACTTTACCCTCAGTGTAACTACTTCACCCTCAGTGTCACTACTTCACTCTCAGTGTCACTACTTTACTCTCAGTGTCACTACTTCACCCTCAGTGTCACTACTTCCCCCCTCAGTGTCACTACTTCACTCTCAGTGTCACTACTTCACCCTCAGTGTCACTACTTCACTCTAGTGTCACTACTTCCCCCCTCAGTGTCACTACTTCACTCTCAGTGTCACTACTTTACCCTCAGTGTCACTACTTCACTCTCAGTGTCACTACTTCACCCTCAGTGTAACTTCTTCACCCTCAGTGTCACTACTTCACTCTCAGTGTCACTACTTCACCCTCAGTGTCACTTCTTCACCCTCAGTGTCACTACTTCACTCTCAGTGTCACTACTTCACTCTCAGTGTCACTACTTTACCCTCAGTGTAACTACTTCACCCTCAGTGTCACTACTTCACTCTCAGTGTCACTACTTCACTCTCAGTGTCACTACTTTACCCTCAGTGTAACTACTTCACCCTCAGTGTCACTACTTCACTCTCAGTGTCACTACTTCACTCTCAGTGTCACTACTTCACTCTCAGTGTCACTACTTCACTCTCAGTGGCACTACTTCACCCTCAGTGTCACTACTTCACTCTCAGTGTCACTACTTCACTCTCAGTGTCACTACTTCACTCTCAGTGTCACTACTTCACTCTGTGTCACTACTTCACTCTCAGTGTCACTACTTCACTCTCAGTGTCACTACTTCACTCTCAGTGTCACTACTTCACTCTCAGTGTCACTACTTCACTCTCAGTGTCACTACTTCACTCTCAGTGTCACTACTTCACCCTCAGTGTCACTACTTCACTCTCAGTGTCACTACTTCACTCTCAGTGTCACTACTTCACCCTCAGTGTCACTACTTCCCCCCTCAGTGTCACTACTTCACCCTCAGTGTCACTACTTCACTCTCAGTGTCACTACTTCACTCTCAGTGTCACTACTTCACTCTCAGTGTCACTACTTCCCCCCTCAGTGTCACTTCTTCACCCTCAGTGTCACTTCTTCACCCTCAGTGTCACTACTTCACCCTCAGTGTCACTACTTCACTCTCAGTGTCACTACTTCACCCTCAGTGTCACTACTTCACCCTCAGTGTCACTACTTCCCCCCTCAGTGTCACTACTTCACCCTCAGTGTCACTACTTCACCCTCAGTGTCACTACTTCACCCTCAGTGTCACTACTTCACCCTCAGTGTCACTACTTCACTCTCAGTGTCACTACTTCACCCTCAGTGTCACTACTTCACTCTCAGTGTCACTTCTTCACCCTCAGTGTCACTACTTCACCCTCAGTGTCACTACTTCACCCTCAGTGTAACTACTTCACTCTCAGTGTCACTTCTTCACCCTCAGTGTCACTTCTTCACCCTCAGTGTCACTACTTCACCCTCAGTGTCACTACTTCACCCTCAGTGTAACTACTTCACCCTCAGTGTCACTTCTTCACCCTCAGTGTCACTTCTTCACCCTCAGTGTCACTACTTCACCCTCAGTGTCACTACTTCACCCTCAGTGTCACTACTTCACCCTCAGTGTCACTACTTCACCCTCAGTGTCACTACTTCACCCTCAGTGTCACTACTTCACTCTCAGTGTCACTACTTCACCCTCAGTGTAACTACTTCACCCTCAGTGTCACTACTTCACCCTCAGTGTCACTACTTCACCCTCAGTGTCACTACTTCACCCTCAGTGTCACTTCTTCACCCTCAGTGTCACTACTTCACCCTCAGTGTCACTACTTCACTCTCAGTGTCACTACTTCACCCTCAGTGTAACTACTTCACCCTCAGTGCCACTACTCCCCCCAGTGCCACTACTCCCCCGTCTGTACCACTGGCACTCAAGGCCCATACCTCCCCAGGTGACTCAGGCTTGCCACAGTGCCGCCCACCTCTCGCGGTCACTATACCTGGCACTCTAAGTGCCTGAGGGACCGGGGCCACGGAC
Proteins encoded in this region:
- the LOC138352229 gene encoding protein rtoA-like yields the protein MNEQMCWLLKETILNTLYPRLYYKLEVLSGNITVTSLSNGSSNNGSSNNGSSNNGSSNGSSNNGSNNNGSNNNGSNNNGSSSNGSSSNGSSNNGSSNNGSSNNGSSNGSSNNGSNNNGSSNNGSSNGSSNNGSSNNGSSNNGSSNNGSSNNGSNNNGSSNNGSSNNGSSNGSSNNGSSNNGSNNGSSNNGSSNNGSSNGSSNNGSSNNGSSNNGSNNNGSSNNGSSNNGSNNNGSSSNGSSNNGSSNNGSSNNGSSSNGSNNNGSSNNGSNTKGSSNNGSSISNNGSSITNNGSSNNAAATTTGAAATTGAAATTTGAATKREQQQRSSNNGSSSNNGSSSNNNGSSNKTGAATTGAASATTGAATTQQQQQREQQQQREQQQDVLTATAPPGQNAPTNSPTKNAKRIPLDNINTYKRLPFLNLTNTA